One window of the Verrucomicrobiota bacterium genome contains the following:
- a CDS encoding serine/threonine protein kinase, with protein sequence MESLASSGENRKAEASAHARGILHRDLKPSNVLIDPADEPRVTDFGLAKILAEDSDLTRSGETLGSPNFMPPEQVNGETDRIGPASDLYGLGAILYHLLTGHPPFVGSSVEATLMSVREREPVPPRQLDSGIPRDLETICLKCLEKEPARRFGTALELAEELERFLRDEPILARPVSFPQRAARWVRRKPALATRIASGTEQVRRTSPILKGIGDAVERVPPRARVAGMCPAELDRVPSGPSEILARTRFTGRNQVCYKSSYDPPHPGRFALVRGRPRLAVDRVFPGRIGPGVRTGRRSHAPPPRRMCELPQQQQTQGRPGSDERGRLEKGLRKRTRRQKEITGIEHAAQGPGPIR encoded by the coding sequence ATGGAAAGTCTGGCTTCAAGCGGCGAAAACCGGAAGGCGGAAGCTTCCGCCCATGCCCGGGGCATCCTCCACCGCGATCTCAAACCTTCGAACGTGCTCATCGACCCTGCCGACGAACCCCGGGTCACCGACTTCGGCCTCGCGAAAATCCTGGCGGAGGATTCGGACCTCACAAGGTCCGGGGAAACTCTGGGCTCGCCGAACTTCATGCCGCCCGAACAGGTGAACGGCGAAACGGATCGCATCGGTCCCGCCTCGGACCTCTACGGGCTCGGAGCGATCCTCTACCACCTGCTGACCGGGCATCCGCCTTTCGTCGGATCGTCCGTCGAGGCAACGCTGATGTCCGTACGCGAACGGGAACCGGTCCCGCCCCGCCAGTTGGATTCCGGCATCCCGCGTGACTTGGAAACCATCTGCCTCAAGTGCCTGGAAAAGGAACCGGCCCGCCGATTTGGCACCGCGTTGGAACTTGCGGAGGAACTCGAACGATTTCTTCGCGACGAACCCATCCTGGCCCGCCCGGTCTCGTTCCCGCAACGCGCAGCCCGGTGGGTGAGAAGAAAGCCCGCGCTGGCAACCCGAATCGCCAGCGGAACAGAGCAAGTTCGTCGGACTTCACCCATCCTCAAGGGCATTGGGGACGCGGTGGAACGCGTCCCTCCCCGCGCAAGGGTTGCAGGTATGTGCCCCGCAGAGCTCGACCGCGTTCCTTCCGGGCCGTCTGAGATTCTCGCAAGAACAAGGTTTACCGGTCGAAATCAGGTCTGCTATAAATCTTCGTATGACCCGCCCCATCCTGGCCGGTTTGCTTTGGTGCGCGGCCGGCCTCGGCTGGCTGTGGACCGGGTCTTCCCTGGCCGCATCGGCCCCGGTGTCCGGACCGGCCGCCGAAGCCATGCGCCTCCTCCGCGACGAATGTGCGAGTTGCCACAACAGCAGCAAACGCAAGGGCGGCCTGGATCTGACGAGCGCGGAAGGCTTGAAAAAGGGCTCCGAAAACGGACCCGTCGTCAAAAGGAAATCACCGGAATCGAGCATGCTGCTCAAGGTCCTGGCCCCATCCGGTGA
- a CDS encoding LamG domain-containing protein, whose amino-acid sequence MVKLAVAVWFILALGLGLSAQPAESNQVLDLDGSGAFVELPSAAMEGLSELTVDFWARWRRFDPIPQRVFNFGAPLRDISVAAQPGGGLWFVKAGSRGELFQLRQALILQSNLWHHITATSAGDAPLSEWIPRWFPSPLSRS is encoded by the coding sequence ATGGTGAAACTCGCGGTTGCCGTCTGGTTCATCCTGGCGCTTGGCTTAGGCTTGAGCGCGCAGCCCGCTGAGTCGAATCAAGTTCTGGACTTGGACGGAAGCGGCGCTTTCGTCGAACTTCCCTCGGCGGCCATGGAGGGTCTTTCCGAGCTCACCGTCGATTTTTGGGCGCGGTGGCGGCGGTTCGACCCCATTCCCCAGCGCGTCTTCAACTTTGGCGCTCCGTTGCGTGATATCAGCGTTGCCGCCCAGCCGGGAGGTGGTCTTTGGTTCGTGAAGGCGGGTTCACGCGGCGAACTGTTCCAACTGCGGCAGGCCCTCATCCTTCAATCCAACCTTTGGCATCACATCACGGCCACCTCCGCAGGGGATGCGCCTTTATCTGAATGGATCCCTCGTTGGTTTCCATCCCCACTCAGCCGGTCCTGA